The stretch of DNA ATCCAGAGACGGCATCAGAAGTTAGTTGAAGAATCACCCTCAGCAGCGGTTGATGACAATTTGAGAAAAGCATTAATGGAAACTGCGGTAAAGGCTGCCGTTGGAATTGGTTATCAATCAGCAGGCACGATTGAATTTCTTATGGACGAAAATAAAAATTTTTACTTTATGGAAATGAATACGAGGATACAGGTTGAACATCCGGTTACAGAAATGGTTACTGGAATTGACATATTAAAAGAACAGATAAAGATTGCCCTTGGAGAAACAATTTCTTTCAGACAAGATGATGTTAAATTAAGAGGAAGTGCCATTGAATGCAGGATAAATGCGGAAGACCCGAAAAGGAATTTTGCGCCCTCACCCGGAAAAATAACATTCTTCCATATCCCTCAGGGAATTGGCGTTCGTTTTGATACACATATTTTCGCTGGTTATACTATACCCCCACATTATGATTCATTGATTGGAAAGCTCATCTGCCATGGGAATTCAAGGAAAGAAGCGATTGCCCGGATGAAGCGGGCACTCGAAGAACTTGTAATAGAAGGAATTTCTACAACAATTCCATTTCATATTGAAGTTATGAATAACGAAAAATTTATTGAGGGTGATATTTCAACTAAATTCATTGAAGAAAATTTTGGGCTTAAGTAATAGTAAATTTAAATTAAAGAATTTTACGCAGGAATTGACCAGTATATGAATCTTCTTTTTTTGATACATCTTCCGGGGTTCCTGTACAAACAACTTTTCCTCCCTCTTCCCCACCTTCGGGACCCAAATCAATAATCCAGTCGGCACATTTAATTACTTCAAGATTATGTTCAATCACAATTACTGTATTACCACGGTCAACAAGTTTGTTTAAAACATCCAGAAGTAACTTTACATCTTCAAAATGAAGTCCTGTGGTTGGTTCATCAAGGATATATAATGTCTTTCCGGTAGCAATCTTTGAGAGTTCTTTAGCAAGTTTTATACGTTGTGCCTCTCCACCCGATAGAGTAGTCGCTGGTTGACCCAATTTTATATAACCAAGTCCAACATCATATAATAACTGAAGTTTTCTTTTTATCGGTGGAATATGCTGAAAGAATTCAAGTGCCTCTGATACTGACATATTCAATACCTCGCTGATATTTTTACCTTTATATTTAACTTCAAGGGTTTCACGATTGAATCTCTTACCTTGACAGGCATCACAGGTTATATATACATCAGGAAGAAAATGCATCTCAATCCACAAAATTCCACCCCCCTCACACTGCTCACACCTACCGCCCGGTACATTGAATGAAAACCTGCCCGGTTTATAACCGCGCACCTTTGATTCGGGCAGAGATGCAAAAAGATCCCTTATTGGTGTGAACGCACCGGTATAGGTTGCTGGGTTTGAACGGGGTGTTCTACCAATTGGCGATTGGTCAATATTTATTACTTTGTCAATATGTTCAAGCCCAATTATCTCTTTATATTCACCTGGCGGGTATTTTGAATGGTAATACTCCTGTGCCAGTGCGCGGTAGAGAGTATCAACAATGAGTGTAGATTTACCAGAACCACTAACACCTGTCACACATACAAATACCCCAAGAGGAATTTCTACGTCTATTGATTTGAGATTGTTTGCCCTTGCCCCTCGAATTATCAAAGAACCCCTTTTTTGTCTGCGTGTTTTTGGAATTTCTATTCTTTTAATTCCCGATAAATATTGTCCCGTGATTGATTTAGGATTCTTTGCAATTTCATCAGGAGTGCCCACACATACCACATAACCACCATTTTCACCGGCCCCGGGTCCCAAATCAATGATATAATCGGCAGAATGAATTGTCTCCGAATCATGCTCAACAACCAGAACTGTATTACCGAGGTCGCGTAAGGACTTTAAGGTGTCAAGCAATCTTTTGTTATCTCTTTGATGAAGCCCGATAGAAGGTTCATCAAGGATATATAACACGCCGACCAATCCCGAACCAATCTGGGTGGCAAGTCTCACCCTTTGTTCCTCGCCGCCGGCAAGTGAATCAGTCGTCCTATCAAGTGTAAGATAATCAAGTCCGACCGAATTCAAAAATTCAAGCCTTCTCATGACCTCCTTTATTACATCCTTTGCAACAATCTTCTCTTTTTCAGAGAGATTCAAATGTTTAAAGAAATTAAGGGCATTTTTAACTGAAAGTTCTGTTATCTCAGCAATATTTTTCTCATTTATTTTAATTGATAAACTTTGAGGTTTCAATCTTTTCCCTTTGCAATCAGGACACGGTGTAATAACCATATAGTCTTCAATTTCTTCACGCACAGATTCAGAACTTGTCTCATGAAATCTTCTCATCAATTCAGGGATAACTCCTTCAAACATTTCCTGGAAAACGCCCCTTCCCGAACCATCTCTTCTAATATATTCTACTTCTATCGGTATATTTTCACCGTGCAAGATAATCTCCCTGACTTCAGGGGGCAATCTATTGAATGGTTTATCAAGGTCAAATTTTAATTTCTTTGCAAGTCCTTTCAATACTGCAGTGCGCCAGGAACCCGGTAATCCATAAGGTTTTATTGCACCATCAAGGATTGAAAGATTAGGATTAAGAATAACCCTTTTAGGTTCAATCTCCATTTTTGTCCCCAACCCATCACAGGTTTCACAGGCGCCGTAAGGAGAATTAAATGAAAACATTCTGGGAGAAATTTCAGGATAACTTATACCACAATTAACACAGGCAAGTTTCTGGCTAAAGATTACTTCTTTTTTTGAATCAATGATAACTATTAAAAGTCCTTCCCCTTCTCGCAACCCCATTTCAATTGAATCCGCAAGCCTTTTTCTTATTCCATCTTTTAAGATAATACGATCAATAACAATTTCAATATTGTGTTTTTTATAGCGTTCCAGTTCAGGTACATTTTCAATCTCATAGATTTTACCATCAATCCTCACCCGAACATAACCCCTTCTTTTTATCTTTTGCAGATACTCCTTATATTCACCTTTTCTTCCCCTTACTACCGGTCCGAGAATCTCAATCCTTGTTCCAGCAGGATAAGAAAGTATTGCATCAACTATTTGGTCCGTCGTCTGTGATTCAATATGCCTTCCACACTGATAGCAATATGGAATTCCGATACGGGCATATAATATTCTTAAATAATCATATATTTCTGTGACCGTACCCACAGTTGAACGGGGATTTTTTGATGCAGTTCTCTGCTGAATTGCGATTGCCGGAGAAAGTCCATTTATTTCATCTACATCTGGTTTATCCATCATACCCAAAAATTGTCTTGCGTATGCTGACAAGGATTCTACATATCTCCGTTTACCTTCAGCATATAATGTATCAAATGCAAAAGAAGATTTGCCCGAACCAGAAATGCCGGTGATTACAACAAATTTATTTCTTGGAATAAAAACATCGATATTTTTTAGATTATGAACCCTTGCACCCTTGACCCTTATGCCATCATTTTGATCCAACATATTCTTTAAAAAATAGTGTTTGATTAACAACCAAATATTTTTTCCCGTACGAATGAAATAATAAGAGATAAATTAACTTTTCAAAAAAATTTATCAATATTATCAATTGGTTATTCATTGTTTAATTTTAATCAAAAGGCACTGAAAGTCAAGGATAGTTCTTTTAATCTGATAATTCTATTTTAAACAAAAAAGCATATTCCCTATTGACAATGGTTCAAAATTATTTATAATATTATAGCTTTGACCGTAGAGGTTGCCCTTATGAATTTCAAGGGCGATGAAGGCTGAAAGGAGGAAATTTGGTCTACGGAAAAGTTAAATGGTTCGACGGTAAGAAGGGTTACGGTTTTATAGAGAAAGAAGATGGTTCCGGTGATGTCTTTGTCCATTATCAAGATATAGTGGGTGAAGGTTATCGGGTCCTTAGAGAAGGCGAACGAGTTAAGTTTGAGATAACCCAGACTCCGAAAGGAGATAAAGCAATTAAAGTCGAACGTGCAAAAAATGAATAACGGATTCGTAGCAATCCAAAGCAGAGCCTGGATAAATCCAGGCTCTGCTTTTTAAAAACATCACGAAATGGAAAAAAGAGCGGAAGAAATAAAAGAACTTCTAAAAAATAGCATAAATCTTGAAATCCAAGGCAAGTACAAAGATGCGGTTACTTTATTGGAAAAGGCAATAAAGTTAAACCCCAAGGATGGCAATTTATATAACCGTCTCGGCGATTTATATCTGAAATTAAATAGAACAAAAGAGGCAATCACCGCATATCAGACAGGCATAGAGGCATTTAGGGCAGACAATTTTTTAAGAAATGCCCTTGCCCTTTGCAAGAAAATTTTGCGTTATGATCCCGGTAACCCCGAAATCAATTTTACTATTGCCAAAATACTCATTGACCTTGATGAAAAGGGTGATGCATCGATGTATCTATTCTCTTATATAGAAAGACAAATGGCATCGGGCAATAAAAAAGAAGTAATGCAGGCAATGGAACTCTTAAAAAGTCTTAAATTGAACGATAGCAATGTGGCGAGCAAGATGGCAACAATATATGATAAGGTAGGCGAAAAGAAAAAGGCTGAAGAAGTAAAAAAAGAAATACCTGAAATCACCCCGGAACAAATTCCCGAAACAAATATTACCGATCTTGAATTACAACCGATAATTGAGGAAAGTAGAACAGAATCTCATTTACATAAAACAAACGTTGATTTTGAATCTTTAAACCGTCTGGAGAATATTTCCAATGAATTTGAAAGGGTGATTAGGGAATTACGTAAGACAATGCGAATAGATGAAGTTATTGTTGCAATTGATAAGTCATTAAATATCTTCTCCCAACAACAAAAAGAAACAATCAATTTGTTACATAAATCATTAAATACTGACTTAGAAAATTTACGGCGAGTAATCAGTGGCTTGCAGGAAGGTTCAAAGAAAAATTTAGATGAAATTTCAAAAATTATTACAGCCCTGGATCGTTCAGTAAATGAAATTAATAAAAATCAAAAATTCATTGTTGAAGAAATTACCAGAAATCTAAATAATATCGGTGGACAATTTGAATCAGCAACCAAGAAAATGCTTGAAGACCTCCGAAATCTTACATCCTGTTATGAATCAACAAGCAAAGATGTCTGCACAAAGGTTGATGAAAACCGTCAGATTACATCATCTTTATTAAAGGTCGGCAGCGAAACAAAAATTGGTATTCAAACCATTAATGATAGTCTCTTAAAATTTTTTCTCAATCAGGATGCCCAGATTAAAAAATTAAATAAATTTATTTTAATTGTATGTATAATACTCGGTGGCATAGCAGGTTTACTTTTGCTTATTTTATTTTTAAAATAAAAGACTAATGCAAAAACAATTTTTACTTTATCCCGATTCTTATTGACTTAGTTAGTCTAATATATATAATTATCTATGAAAATACTTGTTACTGGCGGTGCAGGTTTTATTGGTTCACATATTGTAGATGCTTATATAAATGAAGGTCATAATGTAGTAATCATTGATGACCTCTCAACCGGTGATATTAAAAATGTAAATTCTAAGGCAATTTTTGTCAAACAGGATATCATTAGTCATGAAATTGAAGAAATATTTAAAAGATATAACTTTGACATTGTAAACCATCATGCAGCCCAGATAAATGTGCGTCGTTCTCTTGACGATCCATTATTCGATGCCAAGGTAAATGTAATGGGTTCGCTAAATTTACTCAGTCTTTCTGCAAAATATAATGTTAAAAGGTTTATTTTTGCTTCAAGTGGCGGTGCCATCTATGGGGAACCCGAAAAATTCCCTATCACCGAAGATTTTAAACCCGAACCACTATCTCCTTATGGTGTTGCAAAACTCACGGTAGAAAATTATATAAAAGTTTTTGCAAGACTATATAATTTTGATTATGTAATTCTGCGGTACAGTAATGTATACGGTCCAAGACAGATCTCCAAGAGCGAGGCGGGTGTCATATCAATATTCATAAACCAGATCCTTGAAAATAAAGAATGTTTTGTAAATGGTGATGGTAACCAGGTACGAGACTATGTCTATGTTGGAGATGTAGTAAAAGCAAATCTCTATGCCCTTAATTCCTGCCCGGGATATTTTAATATTGGCACCGGAATCGAAACCAGTGTCAACGATTTGCTTGATATTTTTAGCACAATACTTAAAAAAGAGATAGCCCATAAACACCGGGAACCAATACCAGGAGAAGTATTCAAGAATGTCCTTGATTATTCTAAAGCGAGAAAAACTTTTAACTGGTCGCCCGAAGTTCCGTTGATAAAGGGAATTGAGCTAACCTATAGATATTTTTATAATGAAAGGCAAGGCAAGGTATCTTGACCCTGAAGTCTTAGCCCGATTATCAAATATTGGTATAAAGGCAAGGCTTGTAGTAGAAGGATTTCTGACTGGATTACACCATAGCCCCTACAAGGGTTTTTCTCAGGAATTCACAGATTACCGTCCTTATATTGCCGGTGATGAAGTAAAG from candidate division WOR-3 bacterium encodes:
- the uvrA gene encoding excinuclease ABC subunit UvrA; protein product: MLDQNDGIRVKGARVHNLKNIDVFIPRNKFVVITGISGSGKSSFAFDTLYAEGKRRYVESLSAYARQFLGMMDKPDVDEINGLSPAIAIQQRTASKNPRSTVGTVTEIYDYLRILYARIGIPYCYQCGRHIESQTTDQIVDAILSYPAGTRIEILGPVVRGRKGEYKEYLQKIKRRGYVRVRIDGKIYEIENVPELERYKKHNIEIVIDRIILKDGIRKRLADSIEMGLREGEGLLIVIIDSKKEVIFSQKLACVNCGISYPEISPRMFSFNSPYGACETCDGLGTKMEIEPKRVILNPNLSILDGAIKPYGLPGSWRTAVLKGLAKKLKFDLDKPFNRLPPEVREIILHGENIPIEVEYIRRDGSGRGVFQEMFEGVIPELMRRFHETSSESVREEIEDYMVITPCPDCKGKRLKPQSLSIKINEKNIAEITELSVKNALNFFKHLNLSEKEKIVAKDVIKEVMRRLEFLNSVGLDYLTLDRTTDSLAGGEEQRVRLATQIGSGLVGVLYILDEPSIGLHQRDNKRLLDTLKSLRDLGNTVLVVEHDSETIHSADYIIDLGPGAGENGGYVVCVGTPDEIAKNPKSITGQYLSGIKRIEIPKTRRQKRGSLIIRGARANNLKSIDVEIPLGVFVCVTGVSGSGKSTLIVDTLYRALAQEYYHSKYPPGEYKEIIGLEHIDKVINIDQSPIGRTPRSNPATYTGAFTPIRDLFASLPESKVRGYKPGRFSFNVPGGRCEQCEGGGILWIEMHFLPDVYITCDACQGKRFNRETLEVKYKGKNISEVLNMSVSEALEFFQHIPPIKRKLQLLYDVGLGYIKLGQPATTLSGGEAQRIKLAKELSKIATGKTLYILDEPTTGLHFEDVKLLLDVLNKLVDRGNTVIVIEHNLEVIKCADWIIDLGPEGGEEGGKVVCTGTPEDVSKKEDSYTGQFLRKIL
- a CDS encoding tetratricopeptide repeat protein is translated as MEKRAEEIKELLKNSINLEIQGKYKDAVTLLEKAIKLNPKDGNLYNRLGDLYLKLNRTKEAITAYQTGIEAFRADNFLRNALALCKKILRYDPGNPEINFTIAKILIDLDEKGDASMYLFSYIERQMASGNKKEVMQAMELLKSLKLNDSNVASKMATIYDKVGEKKKAEEVKKEIPEITPEQIPETNITDLELQPIIEESRTESHLHKTNVDFESLNRLENISNEFERVIRELRKTMRIDEVIVAIDKSLNIFSQQQKETINLLHKSLNTDLENLRRVISGLQEGSKKNLDEISKIITALDRSVNEINKNQKFIVEEITRNLNNIGGQFESATKKMLEDLRNLTSCYESTSKDVCTKVDENRQITSSLLKVGSETKIGIQTINDSLLKFFLNQDAQIKKLNKFILIVCIILGGIAGLLLLILFLK
- a CDS encoding NAD-dependent epimerase/dehydratase family protein, which produces MKILVTGGAGFIGSHIVDAYINEGHNVVIIDDLSTGDIKNVNSKAIFVKQDIISHEIEEIFKRYNFDIVNHHAAQINVRRSLDDPLFDAKVNVMGSLNLLSLSAKYNVKRFIFASSGGAIYGEPEKFPITEDFKPEPLSPYGVAKLTVENYIKVFARLYNFDYVILRYSNVYGPRQISKSEAGVISIFINQILENKECFVNGDGNQVRDYVYVGDVVKANLYALNSCPGYFNIGTGIETSVNDLLDIFSTILKKEIAHKHREPIPGEVFKNVLDYSKARKTFNWSPEVPLIKGIELTYRYFYNERQGKVS
- a CDS encoding cold shock domain-containing protein, with amino-acid sequence MVYGKVKWFDGKKGYGFIEKEDGSGDVFVHYQDIVGEGYRVLREGERVKFEITQTPKGDKAIKVERAKNE